In a genomic window of Thunnus thynnus chromosome 16, fThuThy2.1, whole genome shotgun sequence:
- the chp1 gene encoding calcineurin B homologous protein 1, whose amino-acid sequence MGSRASTLLREEEIEEIKKETGFSHSQITRLYSRFTSLDKGENGTLSREDFQRIPELAINPLGDRIINAFFPEGEDQVNFRGFMRTLAHFRPIEDNEKNKNAAASEPLNSRTNKLLFAFRLYDLDRDDKISRDELLQVLRMMVGVNISDEQLGSIADRTIQEADTNGDNSISFNEFIKVLEKVDVEQKMSIRFLH is encoded by the exons ATGGGCTCCCGAGCGTCCACGTTACTGCGAGAAGAGGAAATTGAGGAAATTAAGAAGGAGACTGGCT TCTCCCACAGTCAGATTACTCGCCTGTACAGCCGCTTCACCAGTCTGGATAAAGGAGAAAACGGCACCCTCAG TCGAGAAGATTTCCAGAGGATCCCGGAGTTGGCTATTAATCCCCTGGGAGACAGAATCATCAATGCCTTCTTTCCTGAAGG GGAGGAccaggttaacttcagaggtTTCATGCGGACCTTGGCTCACTTCAGACCAATAGAGGACAATGAGAAGAACAAGAACGCTGCTGCCAGTGAGCCACTCAACAGCCGGACAAACAAGCTGCTAT ttgctTTTCGTCTGTATGACCTGGACAGGGATGACAAAATCTCACGGGATGAGCTGCTCCAG GTTTTAAGGATGATGGTTGGAGTAAACATTTCAGATGAACAGCTAGGCAGCATTGCTGATAGGACCATCCAGGAGGCCGACACGAACGGAGATAACTCCATTTCCTTCAATGAGTTCATCAAG GTTTTGGAGAAGGTGGATGTGGAACAGAAAATGAGCATCCGTTTCCTGCactaa